Proteins from a single region of Mytilus trossulus isolate FHL-02 chromosome 2, PNRI_Mtr1.1.1.hap1, whole genome shotgun sequence:
- the LOC134705789 gene encoding fibropellin-3-like, with translation MPGSCNDKPVFVSPTLAEGHVTIVKATASFSTVFYVKSDTGLKSIDISGPQGLSESSIMADDQGRSNVRRVVIRWTPTQTEKGTHIICASAEDTNKKLGDTRCISVIAWDVDPCEISPCRNNGTCNRFGYTSDYTCHCVPGFTGRQCQTDINECASNPCRNGGLCLDLINNHRCHCQEGYTGFNCQININECFSNPCQHGATCTDLVNGYTCRCSNGYTGINCETDIDECSSNPCNNNGTCVDGIASWNCACIPGFTGNQCQTG, from the exons ATGCCTGGATCGTGTAATGACAAACCAGTTTTTGTGTCACCTACACTTGCCGAAGGTCATGTGACAATAGTAAAGGCTACTGCTTCTTTTTCTACTGTATTTTATGTCAAGTCAGATACTGG ATTGAAATCAATAGATATCAGCGGTCCTCAGGGACTTTCAGAGTCATCTATTATGGCAGACGATCAAGGAAGGTCAAATGTCCGACGAGTTGTCATCCGATGGACCCCTACTCAAACAGAGAAAGGAACGCATATCATTTGTGCCTCTGCTGAAGATACTAACAA AAAATTGGGTGACACACGTTGTATATCAGTTATTGCATGGG ATGTAGACCCATGTGAAATAAGTCCATGTAGAAATAATGGAACGTGTAACAGGTTCGGATACACATCCGATTACACGTGCCATTGTGTACCTGGTTTTACCGGAAGACAGTGCCAAACTG ACATTAATGAATGTGCATCAAACCCCTGTAGAAATGGTGGTTTATGTCTAGATCTCATAAACAATCATCGCTGCCATTGCCAAGAGGGATACACAGGCTTCAACTGTCAGATAA ACATTAACGAATGCTTCAGTAATCCATGTCAACATGGTGCTACGTGTACAGATCTAGTGAACGGTTATACATGTCGGTGTTCAAATGGTTACACTGGTATAAACTGTGAGACAG ATATTGACGAATGCTCTAGTAATCCGTGTAACAACAATGGCACATGTGTAGATGGAATAGCTTCATGGAATTGTGCATGCATACCTGGATTTACTGGAAATCAATGTCAAACAGGTTAG